Proteins encoded in a region of the Pieris rapae chromosome 12, ilPieRapa1.1, whole genome shotgun sequence genome:
- the LOC111002442 gene encoding piezo-type mechanosensitive ion channel component isoform X10, whose protein sequence is MDDIVAAVVDFFQVLVRSSYIATTITMMAWSIMYHSWLTFVFLMWANIVWLCQDQRSFMLKTSPVLVIYAMLLLLAEYIYGMDLTDSELPSNITEVNLAQIGLGRVDGEPCVPLLIKSIFTCMFWVTLRQRIQEIRQRRQSSVITDIAAPLQLTVSTAASALEGEREEESRSRLLRALGEWLRAVCARYWIYVVVIMLFVIGITGDRMTIFRIIYMFLFLGFILMFQISWYWWRKLMYIFWITVIIYSMINLILIYVYQFDNFSKMIETYLMINERLQHDLGLDTYHPADLFVKLLTPTLFLIITIMQVHYFHKDFMALSDPRTRTNSLIQPESSRPSNAGASTMKDDIPALPSEEQRELRETHSPSDTEAEHSIGTSYNPPTAKRSLHRKSSRSYAPTVTERGSIKFRPWLAATFSRLRETYSWWVEKAFIFLDIHVIKILFISLMLLCVFNVCAMHVPIMILIAPALWLSSRKQRFCMLVISTLISVYLMAKMVYQIEYIKHSFFDVNCTSEGENNTMNMTTYNNAEWLGFYKTSATKSLASLLKGYIALIALFTFYSLVTYRQQVHRESGVLPNTKDKLMFPDITRNEADKDLIHYIKYLFNYGFYKFGVEITLICLMGVIGSRMDVYAVIYSAWLLALVSIRRKQLANLWPAFTALITLLVPLQYMLAVGFMPQFCIQYPWSGEDQQMKHVRNWLFLPYTAEPPHAVKLIFDFFLLMFSARQLKVFRLEKSHGDNYPGGSNSEDIGKDWETPEFVNPVPDFLSYVGTWLDVIKRMVFLGMLWVTLAIMFMTGTNRVNLFSMGYLIGSFIFLWQGTDFYLRPKEAILQWWSWLVRYNVSVVVIKAVLQIPGCMFSRVMQDNACWLVQLLGIGCVDKFAGGNIARFLKMHYDKDSACSVPQEDIGLAWDGVCFAFLILQRRLFHSYYFYRVIDESKATTVLASRGAELIEELRQKQMLIQEEQEVKILEKIKVKMERIKANQKKIQGVMSKEPVHHDAGSPDGSRQRLFTKRHEVRDRPRYKPPTSHQKAVRSGDYYMFDEFDDTDIHLKEDESSSDEDAPKEMGLGKLLSTAIKTDLRRAVSLRRASAPVLRDVRRTSYPAHPESYMDEVRPLSSRGDVRRDDDASMRDRAGPSSDLDEFAPMPETETWMDKIKGYLDTAGALVSSFLVSITRHLMKYSRDYRYVSRTLSVEKKILKEKEGFGIGIREGSQMIWEPMPEVFVHHRKLSQLSVPEIRILAPSMERGLDKPSPAISRRESTSDSDTEDDEHDSVFSLQTTESKDLTTLEEQDDSMFKQDKSPLVHLCYALWFAVLAHTDIVCYIMVFINQIQSATILSIPLPLMVFLWGTLTIPRPTKTFWVTLIAYTEVIVLIKSMFQFEILPWNQKAIPANMPFTAPRIIGIERKYNYALYDLLLLLIIFLHRFMLKSLGLWKESSPDIELQEDKEYPLTAEDTQLLVEGRGAEVGQKYVKLHDMIVPERESEINGTLKTSIDNLPQIKDRADDEPGPSKEPDDEYRVNDDQEPIIAVNTMLEDTYEHYPNVMLLSLKRYLRPTKHFFERMLAPGARVTADVYAYMFLCDFFNFLVVIFGFAAFGTHQGDGGVQTYFEENKVPIPFLVMLILQFALIIIDRALYLRKFMLGKILFQYALIIGVHIWMFFVLPFITERTFNTLLPPPMWYMMKSIYLLLSAYQIRCGYPRRIIGNFLCKSYRFINMICFRGFMAVPFLFELRTLMDWIWTDTSMTLMDWLKMEDIFASVFLLKCSRYVEDEFPQPRGVKKSTTSKYLLGGGVLAFVIAIIWFPLVFFAFGNSVGEPNPPTDVTVKIRIGPFLPVYQMSAQSHNIDVYTEQDYTQLSNMYARDRTAQTFLSNYMYNDVAVITINPNSTAVWNISPPELDRLEKEALSNSSLLVKFTYVITHPSNNPQNPPTIENNREVPLDAYVNGKKNPERDTFLQLLAGTAPPDLWLNVKLLFPKFVKVFNKGTSKPAFQLMPAIGVNEVDDARYYRNVQLRLERDRNTSYWRVHESCEDRDPLASIPMNNCDMLVMYTFNDKLFPETLNFISGGGIIGLYTTFVFLASRVLRGFFSGIYTKIMFDDLPNVDRVLQLCLDIYLVREALELTLEEDLFAKLVFLYRSPETMIKWSRPREEDSQEQRALPAPN, encoded by the exons ATGGACGATATAGTAGCCGCCGTCGTCGATTTCTTCCAAGTTCTTGTAAG GTCTTCCTATATAGCAACAACAATAACAATGATGGCATGGAGTATTATGTATCATTCGTGGCTGACATTCGTGTTTTTAATGTGGGCAAATATAGTCTGGCTTTGCCAGGACCAGAGGTCCTTTATGCTGAAGACCAGTCCAGTTCTGGTGATATACGCCATGCTGTTACTTCTAGCTGAGTATATTTACGGAATGGATTTGACTGATAGTGAACTACCGTCCAATATTACG GAGGTGAATCTCGCCCAAATAGGCCTCGGTAGAGTGGATGGTGAACCGTGTGTGcctcttttaataaaatctatcttCACCTGTATGTTTTGGGTTACCCTGCGCCAGCGCATACAAGAGATCCGACAGAGGAGACAGTCCTCAGTCATTACTGATATCGCTGCACCATTACAACTCACTGTATCTACTGCTGCTAGTg CGCTTGAAGGAGAACGCGAAGAAGAGAGTCGCTCCCGTCTCTTAAGGGCATTGGGTGAATGGCTGCGCGCTGTCTGCGCCCGTTACTGGATATACGTTGTGGTCATAATGCTATTCGTGATTGGCATAACTGGTGATCGGATGACGATAttcagaattatttatatgttcctATTCCTTGGGTTTATTCTTATGTTCCag ATAAGTTGGTACTGGTGGCGAAAActgatgtatatattttggatAACTGTGATAATATACTCTATGATCAATCTAATACTCATATATGTGTATCAGTTTGATAATTTCTCCAAAATGATTGAGACCTACCTCATGATCAACGAGAGatt ACAACATGACCTCGGCCTAGACACATATCACCCGGCGGACTTGTTCGTCAAATTGTTGACGCCCACCCTTTTCTTGATTATCACAATTATGCAAGTCCATTACTTCCATAAAGATTTCATGGCTCTATCAGATCCTCGGACAAG aacaaatagtttaatacaaCCTGAATCAAGTCGACCAAGTAACGCTGGTGCATCCACAATGAAAGATGAT ATACCAGCGCTACCATCTGAAGAACAGAGGGAATTACGAGAAACACACTCTCCTAGCGACACTGAAGCCGAACACTCTATTGGCACTTCATATAATCCTCCAACAGCTAAAAGATCTTTACACag aaaGTCGTCCCGCTCATACGCACCAACGGTGACAGAGAGAGGTTCAATAAAATTTCGGCCATGGCTCGCAGCCACTTTTTCTCGTCTACGGGAAACATATTCCTGGTGGGTTGAAAAGGCCTTCATATTCCTGGATATACACGTCATCAAGATTCTCTTCATATCACTTATGTTGCTGTGTGTTTTTAac gtCTGCGCCATGCACGTGCCTATAATGATATTAATTGCGCCAGCCCTTTGGTTAAGTTCAAGAAAACAGCGGTTCTGTATGCTGGTGATCTCAACTCTAATCAGTGTATATTTGATGGCAAAAATGGTTTATCAAATTGAATACATCAAACATTCTTTCTTTGATGTCAATTGTACTAGT gaaGGCGAAAATAATACGATGAATATGACGACATATAATAATGCGGAATGGCTAGGCTTCTACAAAACTTCGGCAACGAAAAGTTTAGCATCTTTATTGAAAGGCTATATTGCCCTAATTGCTTTGTTTACTTTCTACTCTTTGGTTACATATCGACAACAGGTGCACAG AGAATCGGGAGTTCTACCAAATACAAAAGACAAGCTTATGTTCCCCGATATAACACGAAACGAAGCAGACAAAGATTTAATACATTACATCAAGTATTTGTTCAATTACGGCTTCTACAAATTTGGTGTTGAG ATAACTTTAATATGTCTTATGGGCGTAATCGGTTCCCGTATGGACGTATACGCAGTCATATACTCTGCGTGGTTGTTAGCGCTCGTGTCTATCCGAAGGAAGCAATTGGCCAATCTATGGCCGGCATTTACAGCACTAATTACACTATTAGTGCCGTTACAGTATATGCTAGCTGTGGGATTTATGCCCCAATTTTGTATACAGTACCCCTGGAGTGGGGAGGATCAG caAATGAAACATGTAAGGAACTGGCTGTTTCTTCCATATACAGCAGAACCGCCTCACGCTGTTAAGTTAATCTTTGACTTTTTCCTATTAATGTTTTCTGCGCGGCAGCTAAAAGTTTTTCGCCTAGAAAAGTCCCACGGTGATAATTATCCTGGTGGTTCCAACAGTGAAGATATAGGAAAAGACTGGGAGACACCTGAATTTGTCAATCCGGTACCAGATTTTCTAAGTTATGTTGG aACCTGGTTGGATGTGATTAAGCGAATGGTATTCCTGGGCATGTTGTGGGTGACGTTAGCCATCATGTTTATGACCGGTACCAACCGAGTGAATTTGTTTTCTATGGGATATCTCATTGGCTCTTTCATATTCTTATGGCAAGGAACTGACTTCTATTTGCGACCGAAAGAAGCTATTCTGCAATG GTGGTCTTGGTTGGTGCGTTACAACGTCTCCGTAGTGGTTATCAAAGCAGTTCTGCAAATACCTGGATGTATGTTCAGTCGTGTGATGCAAGACAACGCGTGTTGGCTCGTACAATTACTTGGTATCGGGTGTGTGGATAAATTTGCTGGTGGGAATATTGCTCGCTTCCTCAAGATGCATTATGACAAG GATTCGGCATGTTCTGTGCCTCAAGAGGACATCGGACTAGCGTGGGATGGAGTTTGTTTCGCGTTTCTTATACTCCAGCGACGGCTGTTCCACAGCTATTACTTCTATCGTGTTATAGATGAGAGTAAAGCTACAACGGTTCTTGCATCCag gGGTGCAGAATTAATAGAAGAATTACGACAGAAGCAGATGTTAATTCAAGAAGAGCaagaagtaaaaatattagaaaaaattaaagtgaAAATGGAAAGGATAAAAGCTAATCAGAAAAAAATTCAAGGTGTTATGTCTAAAGAACCTGTTCATCATGATGCAG GAAGTCCGGACGGTTCTCGACAACGCCTATTCACAAAACGACATGAAG TTCGCGACAGGCCCCGGTACAAGCCGCCAACCAGCCATCAGAAGG CCGTGCGGTCTGGTGACTACTATATGTTTGACGAGTTCGATGATACTGATATACACCTGAAGGAGGATGAATCCAGCTCTGATGAGGACGCTCCTAAGGAAATGGGACTTGGGAAG TTGCTGTCGACGGCGATAAAGACGGATTTGCGTCGTGCCGTGTCGCTGAGGCGTGCGTCAGCGCCCGTTCTAAGGGACGTAAGGAGAACGTCCTATCCGGCACACCCTGAATCCTATATGGATGAg GTGCGTCCTTTATCGTCACGGGGAGACGTAAGACGGGACGACGATGCTTCAATGAGGGACCGAGCTGGTCCATCATCAGACTTGGATGAATTTGCACCAATGCCcg AAACCGAGACTTGGATGGACAAAATTAAGGGATATTTGGACACCGCTGGTGCGTTGGTATCCAGCTTTTTGGTCTCAATCACTCGGCATCTTATGAAGTACTCACGGGACTACAGATATGTTTCAAGAACTTTATCTGTTGAGAAGAAGATTTTGAAG GAAAAAGAAGGATTCGGTATAGGGATACGAGAAGGATCGCAAATGATTTGGGAGCCAATGCCAGAAGTATTTGTACATCA CCGTAAGTTAAGCCAACTAAGCGTACCGGAGATTCGTATATTGGCTCCAAGTATGGAGAGGGGGTTAGACAAGCCGAGTCCCGCCATTTCGCGCCGCGAGTCGACCTCCGACAGTGACACAGAGGATGACGAACACGATAGTGTTTTTAGCTTGCAAACTACTGAAAG taaGGATCTAACTACGTTAGAAGAACAGGATGACTCTATGTTCAAACAAGATAAATCGCCTTTAGTGCATCTGTGCTACGCTTTGTGGTTCGCTGTTTTGGCACATACGGACATAGTCTGTTACATCATGGTCTTTATAAACcag ATTCAATCGGCAACAATTCTTTCCATACCTCTTCCATTAATGGTGTTCCTTTGGGGAACTCTGACAATACCGAGACCGACCAAAACATTTTGGGTCACACTTATCGCATATACCGAG GTAATCgtcttaataaaaagtatgttCCAATTCGAGATTTTACCTTGGAATCAAAAAGCAATACCTGCAAATATGCCGTTCACAGCTCCACGAATTATTGGTATCGAAAGAAAATACAACTACGCCCTCTACGATTTGCTACTATTGCTTATAATATTCTTGCACAG GTTCATGTTAAAATCCTTAGGTCTTTGGAAGGAATCATCTCCTGATATAGAGCTACAGGAAGATAAGGAGTATCCTTTGACCGCTGAAGATACTCAACTCCTAGTGGAAGGTCGAGGCGCTGAAGTTGGACAGAAATATGTCAAATTGCACGATATGATTGTCCC agaaAGAGAAAGTGAAATCAATGGGACGTTAAAAACGAGTATAGACAACTTGCCGCAAATTAAAGATCGCGCTGATGATGAACCGGGGCCCTCCAAAGAACCTGATGATGAGTATAG gGTAAACGATGATCAGGAACCGATTATCGCTGTAAACACAATGTTGGAGGATACATATGAGCATTACCCTAATGTGATGTTACTCTC ATTAAAACGATATTTGCGTCCGACTAAACATTTCTTCGAACGTATGCTAGCGCCGGGCGCGCGCGTCACTGCTGACGTGTACGCGTACATGTTTCTATGCGATTTCTTTAATTTCCTTGTCGTTATCTTCGGATTTGCGGCTTTTGGG ACACATCAAGGCGATGGTGGAGTGCAGACATACTTTGAGGAGAACAAAGTGCCTATACCGTTCCTTGTAATGTTGATATTGCAGTTTGCACTCATTATAATCGACCGAGCGCTTTATCTACGCAAATTCATGCTGGGCAAGATATTATTCCAGTATGCCCTTATTATTGGTGTTCATATCTGGATGTTCTTTGTATTACCATTTATTACTGAAAG GACATTTAACACCCTCCTACCGCCCCCGATGTGGTATATGATGAAGAGCATCTACCTTCTTCTCTCGGCATACCAGATTCGGTGTGGCTATCCCCGGCGTATTATCGGAAACTTCCTTTGCAAGTCTTATCGGTTCATCAACATGATCTGCTTTAGAGG CTTTATGGCAGTGCCATTCCTCTTCGAATTACGGACGCTGATGGATTGGATATGGACTGACACCTCAATGACTCTCATGGATTGGCTCAAAATGGAAGATATATTCGCTAGCGTCTTCTTACTCAAG tGTTCTCGCTACGTAGAAGATGAATTTCCACAACCGCGGGGCGTTAAGAAGTCCACCACATCCAAATACTTGCTCGGTGGAGGAGTTTTGGCTTTTGTCATCGCTATCATTTGGTTCCCGCTTGTGTTCTTTGCCTTTGGTAATTCG gttgGTGAGCCAAATCCACCAACAGATGTCACTGTCAAAATTCGTATTGGAcccttcctgcccgtttatcAAATGTCTGCTCAATCTCACAATATTGACGT gtATACCGAACAAGACTACACCCAATTGAGCAACATGTACGCCCGAGATCGAACGGCACAGACATTCCTCTCTAACTACATGTACAATGACGTCGCAGTTATTACAATTAACCCGAACTCCACCGCTGTGTGGAATATTTCTCCGCCGGAATTGGATCGGCTTGAAAAAGAAGCGTTGTCAA ATTCATCATTATTAGTCAAATTCACATACGTAATAACTCATCCGAGTAATAATCCACAAAATCCGCCAACAATCGAGAACAATCGTGAAGTTCCGCTTGACGCTTATGTGAACGGGAAGAAAAATCCCGAGAGAGATACATTTCTGCAGCTTCTGGCTGGAACAGCTCCTCCAGACCTTTG GTTAAACGTTAAACTCTTGTTTCCGAAATTCGTGAAGGTGTTCAACAAGGGTACCTCAAAACCGGCTTTCCAATTGATGCCGGCTATTGGTGTTAATG AGGTTGACGACGCAAGATATTATCGGAACGTGCAATTACGTTTGGAAAGAGACAGAAATACAAGTTACTGGAGGGTACATGAGTCTTGCGAGGACAGG GATCCGCTGGCGTCAATACCAATGAACAATTGCGACATGCTCGTAATGTATACGTTTAACGACAAACTGTTTCCGGAGACACTCAACTTTATATCTGGTGGCGG tataATCGGTTTATACACAACATTCGTGTTTCTCGCGTCACGAGTGCTTCGAGGCTTCTTCTCTGGCATCTACACAAAGATTATGTTCGACGATCTGCCCAACGTCGATAGAGTGTTGCAACTCTGCCTGGATATATATCtg GTGCGTGAAGCTCTCGAATTGACATTAGAAGAGGATCTATTCGCCAAACTGGTCTTCCTATATCGGTCGCCGGAGACCATGATTAAATGGAGTCGACCACGAGAAGAAGACAGCCAAGAACAAAGAGCTCTACCAGCTCCGAACTGA